In Halogranum gelatinilyticum, the following are encoded in one genomic region:
- a CDS encoding DoxX family protein — protein sequence MASREVSLQSTVSGFTATGKLHSLSVWFILGLRLMMGIAFFQSGIDKVLSGSFSAAGYLQNAPAANGSPAAGLFVAMGQTPWFVDFVNVAVPWGEVLIGLGLLVGAMTRLAAFWGAFMMLLFYLGNWDIAHGYINGDFAYMLVFLSVAAFGAGRILGLDSYIEQYEIDGQPLVERYPWTRYLLG from the coding sequence ATGGCGTCAAGAGAAGTCTCACTCCAAAGCACTGTATCGGGATTCACCGCGACCGGGAAGCTCCACAGCCTGAGCGTCTGGTTCATCCTCGGTCTGCGGCTGATGATGGGAATCGCGTTCTTCCAGAGCGGCATCGACAAGGTGCTGTCGGGGAGTTTCAGTGCCGCAGGCTATCTCCAGAACGCCCCCGCAGCCAATGGAAGTCCGGCCGCTGGACTGTTCGTGGCGATGGGACAGACGCCGTGGTTCGTCGACTTCGTCAACGTCGCCGTCCCGTGGGGTGAGGTGCTCATCGGTCTCGGACTCCTCGTCGGTGCGATGACCCGGCTCGCCGCCTTCTGGGGGGCGTTCATGATGTTGCTGTTCTACCTCGGCAACTGGGACATCGCCCACGGGTACATCAACGGCGACTTCGCGTACATGTTGGTGTTCCTCTCGGTGGCCGCCTTCGGCGCGGGCCGCATCCTCGGACTCGACAGCTACATCGAACAGTACGAGATCGACGGCCAACCGCTCGTCGAGCGGTATCCGTGGACGCGCTACCTCCTCGGCTGA
- a CDS encoding DUF5995 family protein, protein MRSHGPGSTRRKQLRVAVGGVRRGSSTDPRPRRDPELLGLVADPYLDVTDAHERLVGLAAAFEEREDRRAVFLNIYARMTAAVAEGIDRGDFADPEWVSAYLVEFANLYRQAVYDYEAGNAELVPEAWQLAFDAAARGDGLVVQDAALGVNAHINYDLALTLAAVGTESGRREKYADHHAVTDVISHLLDETQDALAERDAPGLETVDDSLGRLDEWLLVFTIDECRDSAWRTAVALQSQFGPRCRLARWLNDVTARGVARLILSSQANETVHERLRGLEASS, encoded by the coding sequence ATGCGATCACACGGACCCGGCAGTACGCGGCGCAAGCAGCTCCGCGTCGCCGTCGGTGGCGTCCGAAGGGGGTCGTCGACGGACCCCCGGCCACGGCGCGACCCGGAACTTCTCGGACTCGTCGCCGACCCGTATCTCGACGTCACCGACGCACACGAGCGGCTGGTCGGTCTCGCCGCGGCGTTCGAGGAACGGGAGGACCGTCGGGCAGTGTTTCTCAATATCTACGCACGCATGACCGCTGCCGTCGCCGAGGGCATCGACCGGGGCGACTTCGCCGACCCCGAGTGGGTGAGCGCGTATCTCGTCGAGTTCGCGAACCTCTACCGGCAGGCCGTTTACGACTACGAGGCGGGCAACGCCGAACTGGTTCCCGAGGCGTGGCAGCTCGCGTTCGACGCCGCGGCCCGTGGCGACGGTCTCGTCGTCCAAGACGCCGCACTCGGCGTGAACGCCCACATCAACTACGACCTCGCGTTGACGTTGGCGGCGGTGGGAACCGAGTCCGGCCGCCGCGAGAAGTACGCGGACCACCACGCGGTCACGGACGTCATCAGCCACTTGCTCGACGAGACGCAGGACGCGTTGGCCGAGCGGGACGCTCCCGGTCTGGAGACGGTCGACGACTCCCTCGGCCGCCTCGACGAGTGGCTCCTGGTGTTCACCATCGACGAGTGTCGCGACAGCGCGTGGCGGACGGCCGTCGCCCTGCAGTCGCAATTCGGCCCCCGCTGCCGGCTCGCCCGGTGGCTCAACGACGTCACCGCCCGCGGTGTCGCGCGGCTGATCCTCTCCTCACAGGCGAACGAGACCGTCCACGAGCGACTGCGTGGGCTGGAAGCCTCGTCGTAG
- the hemG gene encoding menaquinone-dependent protoporphyrinogen IX dehydrogenase — protein sequence MSSILVCYGTTEGQTAKIAGRIADGLRERGHTVETVDLSTSDPADPAGYDAVLVGASIHVGGHQSAVRSFVDAHRETLAARPTGFFQVCLSIVADDEATQAEAAGYVDEFIEATAWQPDRIAVFGGALRYSKYGFLKRQVLKRIAKDMTGDTDTSRDYEYTDWEAVARFAADFADFVEGDRAEPSEPSFLE from the coding sequence ATGTCGTCAATACTCGTCTGTTACGGGACCACGGAGGGACAGACTGCGAAGATCGCGGGCCGCATCGCCGACGGACTCCGCGAGCGCGGCCACACTGTCGAGACGGTCGACCTCTCGACCTCCGACCCGGCTGACCCCGCCGGATACGACGCCGTCCTCGTCGGCGCGTCCATCCACGTCGGCGGCCACCAGTCGGCCGTCCGGTCGTTCGTCGACGCCCACCGCGAGACGTTGGCGGCGCGGCCGACCGGCTTCTTCCAGGTGTGTCTGAGTATCGTCGCGGACGACGAGGCGACGCAGGCGGAGGCCGCAGGATACGTCGACGAGTTCATCGAGGCGACGGCCTGGCAACCGGACCGCATCGCCGTCTTCGGCGGCGCGCTCCGGTACTCGAAGTACGGCTTCCTCAAACGGCAGGTGCTCAAACGCATCGCGAAGGACATGACGGGCGATACGGACACCTCCCGCGATTACGAGTACACCGACTGGGAGGCAGTGGCGCGGTTCGCCGCGGACTTCGCCGACTTCGTCGAGGGAGACCGCGCCGAGCCGTCGGAGCCGTCGTTCCTTGAGTGA
- a CDS encoding translation initiation factor eIF-2B: protein MSEIDDTVRRIEEMDTQSASVVAVEAAEALRELADRECYSVDEFVRLVERNSSALQRANSSHAPLHTTQQRIVESLTETEADTVDEAKERLLAAIDDVVEEVESSKRLAAERAAELLSDGDVLLTHENSSTVMATLERALEAGKTFELYVTESRPRFLGRRTARQLAEWPGVDVTLITDSAAGYYLSECDRVLVGMNCLIDDVVYNRIGTYPIATAAADQDVPMTVIASSAKFIGSGFDFQNKFRPGSEVLLEPMEGFAVENPAYDATPIRLVETIVTEEAVMQF from the coding sequence ATGAGCGAAATCGACGACACGGTCCGCCGGATCGAGGAGATGGACACCCAGAGCGCGTCGGTCGTCGCCGTGGAGGCCGCCGAGGCACTCCGAGAGTTGGCCGACCGGGAGTGTTACAGCGTCGACGAGTTCGTCCGTCTCGTCGAGCGCAACAGCAGTGCCCTCCAACGTGCGAACAGTTCGCACGCACCGTTGCATACGACCCAACAACGGATCGTCGAGAGCCTGACCGAGACCGAGGCCGACACCGTCGACGAGGCGAAAGAACGGCTGCTCGCGGCCATCGACGACGTCGTCGAGGAGGTCGAATCGAGCAAGCGGCTCGCGGCCGAGCGGGCCGCAGAGCTGCTCTCCGACGGCGACGTCCTCCTGACACACGAGAACTCCTCGACGGTGATGGCGACGCTCGAACGCGCTCTCGAAGCAGGCAAGACGTTCGAACTGTACGTGACGGAGTCGCGGCCGCGCTTCCTCGGCCGACGGACGGCCCGCCAGCTTGCCGAGTGGCCCGGCGTCGACGTGACACTCATCACCGACAGCGCGGCCGGATACTACCTCTCGGAGTGTGACCGCGTCCTCGTCGGGATGAACTGTCTCATCGACGACGTCGTCTACAACCGGATCGGCACCTACCCCATCGCGACGGCGGCCGCAGACCAGGACGTGCCGATGACCGTCATCGCCTCCTCCGCGAAGTTCATCGGGAGCGGCTTCGACTTCCAGAACAAGTTCCGGCCGGGGTCGGAGGTCCTGCTCGAACCGATGGAAGGGTTCGCGGTCGAAAACCCCGCCTACGACGCCACGCCGATTCGACTGGTAGAGACCATCGTGACGGAGGAAGCGGTGATGCAGTTCTAA